Proteins from one Deinococcus actinosclerus genomic window:
- a CDS encoding YhgE/Pip domain-containing protein encodes MTQPRPPRPSLRESYRALTPAERGLWRYPIMWAAALAFLFIPITYVGVYLMSVWDPAGNLDQLPAALVNLDRGTVSRGETVNVGRDLVKELRDDPPVDFRTYPSVAAAQQAVRDGEVYFALTIPADFSQKAVAGSSAQHGLLQLYRAPGLNYYASTVADRVAGTIATNLNAKLGENRWDVVQTSLKDVQDGFADIRDATRKLADGAQRLTDGTRKLNTGAGDLQTGAGTLAGGADKLAGGAGTLSGGVTRLTGGVSQLSSGLRQLEQAAPGKQQLQPLRDGAAKLTAGATSLRGGLNKLAAGGDQLAAGAAKLGAGATQVAGGNAQLATQLPQLAGGLGDLNKGAQQLSGGAAQLRTGVASGLKPAVDGAAQLQAGAQKLSGGLGQARVGAQKAADGAGQLAAGLPKLGSSLGQLQTGAQTLAGGAGQLSTAVKGTPAAPGAASLQTGATQLAGGLGQAQAAAQTASSGAQALATQLPGLVTGLGDLQTGANQLQAGADKLQAGLTSGSRSLQDGAAQVQSGAQKLAQGAASAQAGAQKAVTGAQQLAQGSKQVQTGAQSLQSGARTLADNTRKAAQGAQSLAGGAKDLQAGVNTLADGNEKIKGALGQITTKLPAQKDLNSLNSGGKTLASSARQLADGAARLEDGTRTLKNGAGDLLDGAQQLTDGLNELHDKVPASIEQLGGDPTGLAESVQVRTTNFADVPNNGNAFAPYFIALALWVGATMTTFIFPYLLLPESGRQTRQAARVARKLTQPLLIVLGQALIVVIGVRLMGVQFGNPAQVLLTTVAGSVTFLLVILALNLLIGPAGRILALVLLIVQLAASGGSYPVELSSPFFQALHTFIPVTDVINALRHAMFGAFEGQYWTFMGRMGAVALVSLIVALLSRRRWVYTEDTNFRSPIITDVG; translated from the coding sequence ATGACCCAACCCCGCCCCCCCCGCCCCAGCCTGCGCGAGAGCTACCGCGCCCTGACGCCCGCCGAACGCGGCCTGTGGCGCTACCCCATCATGTGGGCCGCCGCGCTGGCCTTCCTCTTCATTCCCATCACCTACGTCGGCGTGTACCTCATGAGCGTCTGGGACCCCGCCGGCAACCTCGACCAGCTGCCCGCCGCGCTCGTGAACCTCGACCGGGGCACCGTCTCACGCGGCGAGACGGTCAACGTGGGCCGCGACCTCGTCAAGGAACTGCGGGACGACCCCCCGGTGGACTTCCGCACCTACCCCAGCGTGGCCGCCGCCCAGCAGGCCGTCCGCGACGGCGAGGTGTACTTCGCCCTGACCATCCCCGCCGACTTCAGCCAGAAGGCCGTGGCAGGCAGCAGCGCCCAGCACGGACTGCTTCAGCTGTACCGCGCGCCGGGCCTGAACTACTACGCCAGCACCGTCGCCGACCGCGTGGCGGGCACCATCGCCACCAACCTGAACGCCAAGCTCGGTGAGAACCGCTGGGACGTCGTGCAGACCAGCCTGAAAGACGTGCAGGACGGTTTTGCGGACATCCGCGACGCCACCCGAAAGCTCGCCGACGGCGCCCAGCGCCTCACCGACGGCACCCGCAAGCTGAACACCGGCGCGGGCGACCTCCAGACCGGTGCGGGCACACTCGCCGGCGGCGCGGACAAGCTCGCCGGCGGCGCCGGGACCCTCAGCGGCGGCGTCACCCGCCTGACCGGCGGCGTCAGCCAGCTGAGCAGCGGCCTGCGCCAGCTGGAACAGGCCGCCCCAGGCAAGCAGCAGCTGCAACCCCTGCGCGACGGCGCCGCGAAATTGACCGCCGGCGCGACCAGTCTGAGGGGCGGCCTGAACAAACTCGCCGCCGGGGGCGACCAGCTCGCCGCCGGCGCCGCGAAACTGGGCGCCGGGGCCACCCAGGTCGCGGGCGGCAACGCCCAGCTCGCCACGCAACTCCCGCAGCTGGCGGGCGGTCTCGGCGACCTGAACAAGGGAGCCCAGCAGCTCAGCGGCGGCGCCGCGCAGCTGCGCACTGGCGTCGCCAGTGGCCTGAAACCCGCCGTGGACGGCGCCGCGCAGCTCCAGGCGGGCGCCCAGAAACTCAGCGGCGGCCTCGGGCAGGCCCGCGTGGGGGCGCAGAAGGCCGCCGACGGCGCCGGACAGCTCGCCGCCGGACTGCCGAAACTGGGCAGCAGCCTCGGCCAGCTCCAGACCGGGGCGCAGACCCTCGCCGGGGGCGCCGGGCAGCTGAGCACCGCCGTGAAGGGCACGCCCGCTGCCCCCGGCGCGGCCAGCCTCCAGACCGGCGCCACGCAGCTCGCAGGCGGACTGGGTCAGGCGCAGGCGGCCGCGCAGACCGCCAGCAGCGGCGCCCAGGCCCTCGCCACGCAGCTGCCGGGCCTCGTGACCGGCCTGGGTGACCTCCAGACCGGCGCGAACCAATTGCAGGCGGGTGCCGACAAGTTACAGGCGGGCCTGACCAGCGGCAGCAGGAGCCTTCAGGACGGCGCCGCGCAGGTGCAGAGCGGCGCGCAGAAACTCGCGCAGGGCGCTGCCAGCGCCCAGGCCGGGGCGCAGAAGGCCGTGACCGGCGCGCAGCAGCTCGCGCAGGGCAGCAAGCAGGTGCAGACCGGCGCGCAGAGTCTCCAGAGTGGCGCCAGGACGCTGGCGGACAACACCCGCAAGGCCGCGCAGGGCGCCCAGAGCCTCGCCGGCGGCGCGAAGGATCTCCAGGCCGGCGTGAACACACTCGCCGACGGCAACGAGAAGATCAAGGGCGCGCTGGGCCAGATCACCACGAAACTCCCCGCGCAGAAGGACCTGAACAGTCTCAACAGTGGCGGCAAGACCCTCGCCAGCAGCGCCCGTCAGCTCGCGGACGGCGCCGCCCGCCTCGAGGACGGCACCCGCACCCTGAAAAACGGCGCGGGGGACCTGCTGGACGGCGCGCAGCAACTCACCGACGGCCTGAACGAACTGCACGACAAGGTCCCCGCCAGCATCGAGCAGCTGGGCGGCGACCCCACCGGCCTCGCCGAGAGCGTGCAGGTGCGCACCACCAACTTCGCGGACGTCCCCAACAACGGCAACGCCTTCGCGCCGTACTTCATCGCGCTGGCCCTGTGGGTGGGCGCCACCATGACCACCTTCATCTTCCCGTACCTGCTGCTCCCCGAGAGTGGCCGCCAGACCCGCCAGGCCGCCCGCGTGGCCCGCAAACTCACGCAGCCGCTGCTGATCGTGCTGGGGCAGGCACTGATCGTCGTGATCGGCGTGCGCCTGATGGGCGTGCAGTTCGGCAACCCCGCCCAGGTCCTCCTGACCACCGTCGCGGGCAGCGTGACCTTCCTGCTCGTGATCCTGGCCCTGAACCTCCTGATCGGGCCGGCCGGACGCATCCTGGCGCTCGTGCTGCTCATCGTGCAGCTCGCCGCGAGCGGCGGCAGCTACCCCGTGGAACTCAGCTCGCCGTTCTTCCAGGCACTCCACACCTTCATTCCCGTCACCGACGTCATCAACGCGCTGCGGCACGCCATGTTCGGCGCGTTCGAGGGCCAGTACTGGACGTTCATGGGCCGCATGGGTGCCGTGGCGCTCGTCAGCCTGATCGTGGCGCTGCTCAGCCGCCGCCGCTGGGTGTACACCGAGGACACCAACTTCCGCTCCCCGATCATCACCGACGTCGGCTGA
- a CDS encoding MFS transporter has product MTPASTSRPRVSPWVLSAFWFGSAFHWLLLLLILMPENVVTFVGEDRKGTFLGLLAGIGAVMALVLPPLVGAHSDRTGKRLPYLRMGLIVNLVGLAVMALAASALGGMAGFWVYLLGFLLVQFGNNFATAPYSALIPELVAPGERGRYSGVMAMLQALGQLLGAVSAVVIGLLKLPVLVSFVLIALLLIGPALVTLRGVPEPDTVVPRPAGGPTMSWRQLFAHQPFLWVFVTRVLFSLGQYSVQPFLQYYNKDVLRQSDAGTSTSVMLLCIIVGSIASASLGGRISDRVGRKPVIYVAGTLMAAAALLLLVAPSFGAALALAGAFGLGFGAFTSVDWALGSDAMPSQSSYARDMGIWHVAFVAPQMSSAPQGALLDWGNAQGGNLGYTLVFGIAAVCFILGVILIRNVPDTRRAAA; this is encoded by the coding sequence ATGACCCCTGCCTCCACTTCACGCCCCCGGGTGAGTCCCTGGGTGCTGTCCGCCTTCTGGTTCGGTTCGGCGTTCCACTGGCTGCTGCTGCTGCTGATCCTCATGCCCGAGAATGTCGTGACGTTCGTGGGCGAGGACCGCAAGGGCACCTTCCTGGGCCTGCTGGCGGGCATCGGCGCGGTGATGGCGCTGGTGCTGCCGCCGCTGGTGGGCGCGCACAGCGACCGCACCGGCAAGCGGCTCCCGTACCTGAGGATGGGCCTGATCGTGAACCTCGTGGGACTGGCGGTGATGGCGCTGGCGGCGTCCGCGCTGGGCGGTATGGCGGGGTTCTGGGTGTACCTGCTGGGCTTCCTGCTCGTGCAATTCGGAAACAATTTCGCCACCGCGCCCTACTCGGCGCTCATTCCGGAACTGGTCGCGCCGGGCGAGCGGGGCCGCTACAGCGGCGTCATGGCGATGCTGCAGGCGCTGGGGCAGCTGCTGGGCGCGGTATCGGCCGTGGTGATCGGCCTGCTGAAGCTGCCGGTGCTGGTGTCGTTCGTGCTGATCGCCCTGCTGCTGATCGGCCCGGCGCTGGTCACGCTGCGCGGCGTGCCGGAGCCGGACACGGTGGTCCCGCGCCCGGCGGGCGGCCCCACGATGTCCTGGCGGCAGCTGTTCGCGCATCAGCCGTTCCTGTGGGTGTTCGTCACGCGGGTGCTGTTCTCGCTGGGGCAGTACAGCGTGCAGCCCTTCTTGCAGTACTACAACAAGGACGTGCTGCGCCAGTCCGACGCGGGCACGAGCACCAGCGTCATGCTGCTGTGCATCATCGTGGGCAGCATCGCGTCGGCCAGTCTGGGCGGGCGGATCAGTGACCGGGTGGGCCGCAAGCCCGTCATCTACGTGGCGGGCACGCTGATGGCGGCGGCGGCGCTGCTGCTGCTGGTCGCGCCGTCGTTCGGGGCGGCGCTGGCACTGGCGGGCGCGTTCGGGCTGGGCTTCGGGGCGTTCACCAGCGTGGACTGGGCGCTGGGCAGTGACGCGATGCCCAGCCAGAGCAGCTACGCGCGGGACATGGGGATCTGGCACGTGGCGTTCGTCGCGCCGCAGATGAGCAGTGCCCCACAGGGCGCGCTGCTCGACTGGGGGAACGCGCAGGGCGGGAACCTGGGGTACACCCTGGTCTTCGGGATCGCCGCCGTGTGCTTCATCCTGGGCGTGATCCTGATCCGGAACGTGCCGGATACCCGCCGGGCCGCCGCCTGA
- a CDS encoding RluA family pseudouridine synthase, with translation MTARAPLLPPTEKPRVILEHPDFYVVHKPALWLTHPVRARVDVPDLLTFMRRETGEADLAPPHRLDRETSGAQVLSRDREAAGRFFTLFKTHLVGKTYLALVHGSPDWERRTLDAPLGDLGLGGANRIAIRQGVVPDGRPAVTDFRVVARRAGHALIEAYPRSGRLHQIRAHLSHLGLPMVGDKIYGRDPGVFLRFMEEGQTPELTARLGLARQALHAARVAFPWAGAQVVAQVPLAPDLRAYWDALPEGV, from the coding sequence GTGACCGCCCGCGCGCCGCTGCTGCCGCCCACCGAGAAGCCGCGCGTCATCCTGGAGCACCCGGATTTCTACGTGGTGCACAAGCCCGCGCTGTGGCTGACGCATCCGGTGCGGGCGCGGGTGGACGTGCCGGACCTGCTGACGTTCATGCGGCGCGAGACGGGCGAGGCGGACCTGGCGCCTCCGCACCGGCTGGACCGCGAGACGAGCGGCGCGCAGGTCCTCTCGCGGGACCGGGAGGCGGCGGGGCGGTTCTTCACGCTGTTCAAGACGCATCTGGTCGGCAAGACGTACCTCGCCCTCGTGCACGGCTCGCCGGACTGGGAGCGGCGCACGCTGGACGCCCCGCTGGGCGACCTGGGGCTGGGCGGCGCGAACCGCATCGCGATCCGGCAGGGGGTCGTGCCGGACGGGCGGCCCGCCGTGACGGACTTCCGGGTGGTGGCCCGCCGCGCCGGGCACGCGCTAATCGAGGCGTACCCCCGCTCGGGGCGGCTGCATCAGATCCGCGCGCACCTCTCGCACCTGGGCCTGCCGATGGTCGGGGACAAGATCTACGGGCGGGACCCCGGGGTGTTCCTGCGCTTCATGGAGGAGGGCCAGACGCCGGAACTCACGGCGCGGCTGGGGCTGGCGCGGCAGGCGCTGCACGCGGCGCGCGTGGCGTTCCCGTGGGCGGGCGCGCAGGTGGTCGCGCAGGTGCCGCTCGCCCCGGACCTGCGCGCGTACTGGGACGCGCTGCCGGAGGGCGTTTAG
- a CDS encoding NADPH-dependent FMN reductase produces the protein MKFAVLSTSLDPESRSAWLCDLAAAQLRAQGHEVTHLDLRATPLPPFDNDQGPQGCYAHPHAEVYHRAIREADGVFLGVPVYNWGLGSGVKALVELTGSSDAARGLYGAWFDRPVTFLVSGGLDHGYLSHGAFAFGLMVDFRCVVNPHFVYATSAHWAAPGVPGEWLRGRLSRTVDRGVDLSARLRGRDYASVWEL, from the coding sequence GTGAAGTTCGCCGTCCTCTCGACCAGCCTCGACCCGGAGAGCCGCAGCGCGTGGCTGTGTGACCTCGCGGCCGCGCAGTTGCGGGCGCAGGGGCACGAGGTCACGCACCTCGACCTGCGCGCTACGCCCCTGCCGCCCTTCGACAACGATCAGGGCCCACAGGGCTGCTACGCCCACCCGCACGCCGAGGTGTACCACCGCGCGATCCGCGAGGCGGACGGGGTGTTCCTGGGCGTGCCCGTGTACAACTGGGGGCTGGGGTCGGGCGTGAAGGCGCTGGTGGAACTGACCGGGAGCAGCGACGCCGCGCGCGGCCTGTACGGCGCGTGGTTCGACCGGCCCGTGACATTCCTGGTGTCCGGCGGGCTGGATCACGGGTACCTGAGTCACGGGGCGTTCGCGTTCGGGCTGATGGTGGATTTCCGCTGCGTGGTGAACCCGCACTTCGTGTACGCGACGTCCGCGCACTGGGCCGCGCCGGGCGTGCCGGGCGAGTGGCTGCGTGGGCGGCTCTCGCGGACGGTGGACCGGGGCGTGGACCTCTCGGCGCGCCTGCGGGGCCGCGACTACGCCAGCGTGTGGGAACTGTGA